A portion of the Canis aureus isolate CA01 chromosome 32, VMU_Caureus_v.1.0, whole genome shotgun sequence genome contains these proteins:
- the STRC gene encoding stereocilin — MYAASTPRGIRHNLSWDVQALGFLSGSPPPPPALLHCLSTGVPLPRASQPSAHINPRQRRAISVEALCENHSGPAPPYSISNFSIHLLCQQAQPATPQPPPSTAAVCQTAMWYAVSWAPGAQGWLQACHDQFPDQFLEAICSNLSFSALSGPNRRLVKQLCAGLLPPPTNCPEGLPPVPLTPEVFWGCFLENETLWAERLCGEAGLQAVPPSNQAWVQHVCQGPTPDVTAFPPCHVGPCGERCPDGGSFLMMVCANDTMYEALVPFWPWLAGQCRISRGGNDTCFLEGLLGPLLPSLPPLGPSPLCLAPAPFLLGMLSQLPRCQSSVPALAHSTRLHYLLRLLTFLLGPGAGGTEAQGMLGQALMLSSLPDNCSFWDAFRPEGRRSVLRTVGEYLEREEQLTPPGFEPTASPSSGITKMELLACFSPVLWDLLQREKSVWALQILVQAYLHMPPENLQQLVLSAEREAAQGFLTLMHRSWAQLQVPPSEEQALGRLTALLLQRYPRLTSQLFIDLSPLIPFLAVSDLMRFPPSLLANDSVLAAIRDYSPGMRPEQKEALAKRLLAPELFGEVPAWSQELLWAVLPLLPHLPLENFLQLSPHQIQALEDSWPAAGLGPGHARHVLRSLVNQSVQDGEEQVRSASFCDHMKASFDALLRLGPLACFLSPEELQSLVPLSDPMGPVERGLLECAANGTLSPQGRVAYELLGVLRSSGGAVLSPLELRVWAPLFPQLGLRFLQELSEPQLRAMLPALQGTSVTPAQAVLLLGRLLPRHDLSLEELCSLHPLLPGLSSQTLQAIPRRVLIGACSCLAPELSRLSACQTAALLQTFRVKDGVKNIGTTGASAAVCIPGQQPIPTTWPDCLLPLLPLKLLQLDSAALLANRRRYRDLPWSEQQAQFLWKKMQVPTNLTLRNLQALGTLAGGMSCEFLQQINLMADFLEVVHMIYQLPTGVRGSLRACIWAELQRKMTMPEPELATLGSELSGLDTKLLLDLPIYLMDRLSNESIMLMVELVRRAPEQLLALTPLHRVALAERALQNLAPKETTVSREVLETLGPLVGFLGIESTRRIPLPILLAHLNQLQGFCLGEPFATELGWLLSQEPILGKPELWSEGEVEQAGRLVLTLSTEAISLIPREALGPETLERLLEKQQSWEQSRVGQLCGTPQLAPKKAALVAGVVRPTAEDLSEPVPNCADVRGTFPAAWSATQIAEMELSDFEDCLALFAGDPGLGPEELRAAMGKAKQLWGPPRGFRPEQILQLGRLLIGLGERELQELILVDWGVLSTLGQIDGWSSIQLRVVVSSFLRQSGRHVSHLDFLHLTALGYTLCGLRPEELQHISSWEFSQAALFLGNLHLQCSEEQLEALAQLLVLPGGFGPVSNWGPEIFTEIGTIAAGIPDLALSALLQEQIQGLTPLAISVIPAPKFAVVFSPTQLSSLTSVQAMAVTPEQMAFLSPEQRRAVVWAQHEGKESPEQQGRSTAWGLQDWSQPSWAMALTICFLGNLI; from the exons ATGT ATGCTGCCTCTACACCCAGGGGCATCCGGCACAACCTTTCCTGGGATGTCCAGGCGCTGGGCTTTCTGTCTGGatcgccacccccaccccctgccctcctccactgCCTGAGCACGGGTGTGCCTCTGCCCAGGGCTTCCCAGCCCTCAGCCCACATCAACCCTCGCCAACGGCGAGCCATCTCTGTGGAGGCCCTCTGCGAGAACCACTCAGGCCCAGCGCCACCCTACAGCATTTCCAACTTCTCCATCCACTTGCTCTGCCAGCAAGCCCAGCCTgccaccccgcagccccctcccagcACCGCTGCCGTCTGCCAGACAGCCATGTGGTATGCAGTGTCATGGGCACCAGGTGCCCAGGGCTGGCTACAGGCTTGCCATGACCAGTTTCCTGATCAGTTCCTGGAGGCAATATGTAGCAACCTCTCCTTTTCAGCCCTGTCTGGTCCCAATCGCCGCTTGGTAAAGCAGCTCTGTGCTGGcctgctcccaccccccactAACTGTCCTGAAGGCCTGCCCCCTGTTCCCCTCACCCCAGAGGTCTTCTGGGGCTGCTTCTTGGAGAATGAGACTCTGTGGGCTGAGCGGCTGTGTGGAGAGGCAGGTCTGCAGGCTGTGCCCCCCAGCAATCAGGCTTGGGTTCAACATGTGTGCCAGGGCCCTACCCCAGATGTCACTGCCTTCCCACCCTGCCATGTTGGACCTTGTGGGGAACGCTGTCCAGATGGAGGCAGCTTCCTGATGATGGTCTGTGCCAATGACACCATGTACGAAGCCCTGGTGCCCTTCTGGCCTTGGCTAGCGGGCCAGTGCAGGATAAGTCGAGGGGGCAATGACACTTGCTTCCTAGAGGGGCTACTTGGTCCTCTTCTACCCTCTCTGCCACCACTGGGACCATCCCCCCTGTGCCTGGCCCCAGCTCCCTTCCTGCTTGGCATGCTATCCCAGTTGCCACGCTGTCAATCCTCTGTGCCAGCCCTTGCCCATTCCACACGCCTGCACTATCTCCTGCGCCTGCTGACCTTTCTCCTGggtccaggggctggagggaccGAGGCCCAGGGAATGCTGGGTCAGGCCTTGATGCTCTCCAGTCTCCCAGACAACTGCTCCTTCTGGGATGCCTTCCGCCCAGAGGGCCGGCGTAGTGTGCTGCGGACAGTTGGAGAGTACCTGGAACGGGAGGAACAGCTGACCCCACCGGGCTTTGAACCCACTGCCAGTCCCAGCTCCGGTATAACCAAGATGGAGCTGCTGGCCTGCTTCAGC CCTGTGCTATGGGACCTGCTCCAGAGGGAGAAGAGTGTTTGGGCCCTGCAGATTCTAGTGCAG GCATACCTGCATATGCCACCAGAAAATCTCCAGCAGCTGGTGCTCTCAGCAGAGAGGGAGGCTGCTCAGGGCTTCTTGACGCTCATGCACCGTTCCTGGGCCCAGCTGCAG GTACCACCATCAGAGGAGCAGGCCCTGGGTCGCCTGACCGCCCTGTTGCTCCAGCGGTACCCACGCCTCACCTCCCAGCTCTTCATTGACCTGTCACCACTCATCCCCTTCTTGGCTGTCTCTGATCTGATGCGCTTCCCACCATCCCTGTTGGCCAATGATAGTGT CCTGGCTGCCATCCGGGATTACAGTCCAGGAATGAGGCCTGAACAGAAAGAGGCTCTTGCAAAGCGACTGCTGGCCCCTGAGCTATTCGGGGAAGTGCCTGCCTGGTCTCAGGAGCTACTGTGGGCAGTGCTGCCCctgcttccccacctccctctggaaAACTTTCTGCAGCTCAGCCCTCATCAG ATCCAGGCCTTAGAGGATAGCTGGCCAGCAGCAGGTCTTGGGCCAGGGCATGCCCGACATGTGCTACGAAGCCTGGTGAACCAGAGTGTCCAGGATGGAGAGGAGCAGGTACGCAG TGCCAGCTTCTGTGACCACATGAAGGCCAGCTTCGATGCCCTTCTCAGGCTGGGGCCCCTCGCCTGTTTCCTGAGTCCAGAGGAGCTGCAGAGCCTGGTACCCTTGAGTGATCCAATGGGGCCAGTAGAACGGGGGCTGCTGGAATGTGCGGCCAACGGGACCCTCAGCCCACAAGGACGG GTGGCATATGAACTCCTGGGAGTGTTACGTTCATCTGGGGGAGCTGTGCTGAGCCCCCTGGAGCTGCGAGTCTGGGCCCCTCTCTTCCCTCAGCTGGGCCTCCGCTTCCTGCAGGAGCTGTCAGAGCCCCAGCTTAGAGCTATgcttcctgctctgcagggaacCAGTGTCACACCTGCCCAG GCTGTTTTACTGCTTGGGCGGCTCCTCCCTAGGCATGAT CTGTCCCTGGAGGAACTCTGCTCTTTGCACCCTCTGCTGCCAGGCCTCAGCTCCCAGACACTCCAGGCCATCCCTCGGCGAGTTCTGATTGGGGCTTGTTCCTGCCTGGCCCCTGAACTATCACGCCTCTCAGCCTGCCAGACCGCAGCGTTGCTGCAGACCTTCCGG GTGAAAGACGGAGTTAAAAACATAGGTACAACAGGTGCCAGCGCAGCTGTGTGTATCCCTGGTCAG CAGCCCATCCCCACCACTTGGCCAGACTGCCTGCTTCCCTTGCTCCCACTCAAGCTGCTGCAGCTGGACTCCGCAGCTCTTTTGGCTAACCGAAGGCGCTACCGGGATCTGCCCTGGTCTGAGCAGCAG gCACAGTTTCTCTGGAAGAAGATGCAAGTGCCCACCAACCTGACACTCAGGAATCTTCA GGCTCTGGGCACCCTGGCAGGGGGCATGTCGTGTGAGTTTCTGCAGCAGATCAACTTGATGGCAGACTTCCTTGAAGTAGTGCACATGATCTATCAGCTACCCACTGGGGTTCGAGGGAGCCTG AGAGCCTGTATCTGGGCAGAGCTACAGCGGAAGATGACCATGCCAGAGCCAGAGCTGGCAACCCTGGGGTCAGAACTGAGTGGGCTAGACACCAAGCTACTTCTGGATTTACC GATCTATTTGATGGATAGACTGTCCAATGAATCTATTATGTTGATGGTGGAGCTGGTACGAAGAGCTCCAGAGCAGCTGCTGGCACTGACCCCACTCCACCGGGTAGCCCTGGCAGAGAGGGCACTACAAAACTTG GCTCCAAAGGAGACAACAGTCTCAAGGGAAGTGCTGGAGACCTTAGGTCCCTTGGTTGGATTCCTGGGGATAGAGAGTACACGACGGATCCCCCTACCGATCCTGCTGGCCCATCTCAATCAGCTGCAGGGCTTCTGCCTAGGAGAGCCATTTGCCACAGAGCTGGGATGGCTCCTATCACAGGAGCCTATTCTGGG GAAGCCAGAGTTGTGGAGCGAGGGTGAAGTAGAGCAAGCTGGACGCCTAGTACTCACTCTGTCTACTGAAGCTATTTCCTTGATCCCCAGG GAAGCCTTGGGCCCAGAGACCCTGGAGCGGCTCCTggagaagcagcagagctgggagcaGAGCAGAGTTGGACAGCTATGTGGGACGCCACAGCTTGCTCCCAAGAAAGCAGCCTTGGTAGCTGGGGTTGTACGACCTACTGCAGAAGATCTCTCAG AACCTGTGCCAAATTGTGCAGATGTACGGGGAACATTCCCAGCAGCCTGGTCAGCAACCCAGATTGCAGAGATGGAGCTCTCAGACTTTGAGGACTGCCTGGCATTATTTGCAGGAGACCCAGGACTTGGTCCTGAAGAACTACGGGCAGCAATGGGCAAGGCAAAACAG TTGTGGGGTCCTCCCCGGGGATTCCGTCCTGAGCAGATCCTGCAGCTGGGTCGGCTCTTAATAGGTCTAGGAGAGCGGGAACTACAGGAGCTGATCCTAGTGGACTGGGGAGTGCTGAGCACCCTGGGGCAGATAGATGGCTGGAGTTCTATCCAG CTCCGAGTTGTGGTCTCCAGTTTCCTGCGGCAGAGTGGCCGGCATGTGAGCCACCTGGACTTCCTTCACCTGACTGCACTGGGTTACACGCTGTGTGGACTTCGGCCAGAGGAGCTACAGCATATCAGCAGTTGGGAATTTAG CCAAGCAGCTCTCTTCCTGGGCAATCTGCATCTCCAGTGTTCTGAGGAGCAACTGGAAGCTCTGGCCCAGCTCCTTGTGCTGCCTGGTGGTTTTGGCCCTGTCAGCAACTGGGGGCCTGAGATCTTCACTGAAATTGGCACAATAGCAG CAGGGATCCCAGACCTGGCTCTTTCAGCACTGCTGCAGGAACAGATCCAGGGTCTTACCCCTCTTGCTATTTCTGTCATCCCTGCTCCTAAATTTGCT GTGGTGTTCAGCCCCACCCAGCTATCTAGTCTCACAAGTGTTCAGGCTATGGCTGTCACTCCTGAACAAATGGCCTTTCTGAGTCCTGAGCAGCGACGAGCTGTTGTATGGGCCCAGCATGAGGGGAAAGAGAGCCCAGAACAGCAGG GTCGAAGCACAGCCTGGGGCCTTCAGGACTGGTCACAACCCTCCTGGGCCATGGCATTGACCATCTGCTTCCTTGGCAACCTGATATGA
- the LOC144303103 gene encoding stereocilin-like yields the protein MDQAPQGSLSRSQFSAFLANISSSFESGRMGEGPVGEPPPLQSPALRLHDFLVTLRGSPDWEPMLGLLGDVLALLGQEQTPRDFLGHQAGVLGGLAEVLLGALVPIGPPTPTRPPCIRDGPSDCVLVADWLPSLLLLLEGTRWQALVQVQPSVDPTNVTGLDGREPAPHFLQGLLGLLTPVGELGSEEALWGGLLRTVGAPLYAAFQEGLLRVTDSLRNEVFSILGQPEPDANGQCQGGNLRQLLLW from the exons ATGGACCAGGCTCCCCAGGGGTCTCTCAGTCGCTCACAGTTCTCTGCATTTCTGgccaatatttcttcttcctttgagtCTGGGAGAATGGGGGAGGGACCTGTGGGGGAGCCCCCACCTCTCCAGTCCCCTGCCCTCCGGCTCCATGACTTCCTAGTGACACTGAGAGGCAGCCCAGACTGGGAACCAATGCTAGGGCTGCTGGGGGATGTGCTGGCActgctggggcaggagcagaCCCCCAGGGACTTCCTGGGGCACCAGGCAGGTGTGCTGGGTGGACTCGCAGAGGTGCTACTAGGAGCCTTAGTTCCCATAGGACCCCCTACCCCTACCCGGCCCCCCTGTATCCGTGATGGGCCCTCTGACTGCGTCCTGGTGGCTGACTGGTTGCCTTCTCTGCTGTTGTTGTTAGAGGGTACACGCTGGCAGGCCCTGGTACAGGTGCAGCCCAGTGTGGACCCCACCAATGTCACAGGCCTTGATGGGAGGGAGCCAGCACCCCACTTTTTGCAGGGTCTGTTGGGTTTGCTCACCCCAGTAGGGGAACTGGGCTCTGAAGAGGCTCTTTGGGGAGGTCTGCTGCGCACAGTGGGGGCCCCGCTCTATGCTGCCTTCCAGGAGGGGCTGCTCCGTGTCACTGATTCCCTACGGAATGAAGTCTTCTCCATTCTGGGGCAACCAGAGCCTGATGCCAATGGGCAGTGCCAGGGAG GCAACCTTCGGCAGCTGCTCTTATGGTAA
- the CATSPER2 gene encoding cation channel sperm-associated protein 2 isoform X1, whose product MATSHPTGHVQLPRADAIRSRLIDTFSLIEHLQGLSQAVPRHTIREIVDPSGQKKLMLGDQHQLVRFSIKPRHVERITRAQRLMSRLRVRYSQRPPLSLWAGWVLECPLFTNFIIFLIFLNTIVLMVEIELLESSNTKLWSLKLTLEVAAWFILLIFILEILLMWISSFFLFWKNAWNVFDFVVTVSSLLPEVVVLVGVTGQSVWLQLLRICRVLRSLKLFARFRQIRVIILALMRALKSMTFLLMLLLIFFYIFAVTGVYFFEDYTRSTRQDLEYHMFFSDLLNSLVTVFILFTMDHWYALLQDTWKVPEVSRAFSSIYVILWLLLGSIIFRNIIVAMMVTNFQNIRNELNEEMTHLEVQHKADIFKRQIIQRRQNLSPEAMRSSLSKVDARNANQQRESVDLSKAFEEESKHNADEEGSRAPVSKTKASLSKMKKSSSSPSSHSSYFSSSSYSSSSDSRYVDPIGQLDWETHVHQNLPGLMQMDQDDQVVWPRDSLFRYFELLEKLQYNLEERKQLQEFAVQALMNFEDK is encoded by the exons ATCCTTCTGGCCAGAAGAAGCTTATGTTGGGAGATCAACACCAGCTTGTGCGCTTCTCCATAAAGCCTCGACACGTAGAACGAATTACACGTGCCCAGAGACTGATGAGCAGGCTTCGAGTGCGCTATAGTCAGAGGCCACCCCTTTCTTTGTGGGCTGGATGGGTCCTTGAGT GTCCTCTCTTCACAAACTTCAtcatctttctcatctttttgaaTACGATTGTACTGATGGTTGAAATAG AACTGCTTGAATCCTCAAATACCAAACTGTGGTCACTGAAACTGACACTGGAGGTGGCAGCTTGGTTCATCTTGCTTATTTTCATCTTAGAGATCCTTCTTATGTGGATATCCAgctttttcctcttctggaagAATGCCTGGAATGTCTTTGATTTTGTTGTCACAGTATCG TCCCTGCTTCCTGAAGTTGTGGTACTGGTAGGGGTAACAGGCCAGTCTGTGTGGCTCCAGTTGCTGAGGATCTGCCGGGTGCTAAGATCTCTCAAACTCTTTGCACGATTCCGTCAAATTCGAGTCATTATTTTGGCCCTCATGAGGGCTCTCAAG AGCATGACCTTCCTCTTGATGTTGCTGCTCATCTTCTTCTACATTTTTGCTGTGACTGGTGTCTACTTCTTTGAGGATTACACCCGTTCAACTCGCCAGGACCTGGAGTACCACATGTTCTTCTC GGACCTGCTGAATTCTCTGGTGACAGTGTTCATCCTCTTCACCATGGACCATTGGTATGCACTGCTTCAGGATACCTGGAAGGTGCCTGAAGTCAGCCGTGCCTTCAGCAGCATCTATGTCATCCTTTGGTTGTTACTTGGTTCCATTATCTTTCGAAATATTATAGTAGCCATGATGG TTACTAACTTCCAGAATATCAGGAATGAGCTGAATGAGGAGATGACACATCTGGAGGTTCAGCATAAAGCCGACATATTCAAGCGGCAGATTATCCAGAG AAGACAAAACCTGTCCCCTGAGGCAATGAGGTCAAGCCTTAGCAAAGTGGATGCCAG AAATGCCAATCAACAAAGGGAATCTGTGGACTTATCAAAAGCTTTTGAAGAAGAGTCTAAACACAATGCTGATGAAGAGGGTTCAAGAGCACCTGTGTCAAAAACAAAAGCGTCCTTGTCAAAAATGAAAAagtcctcctcttccccctcctctcacTCTTCTTACTTCTCATCTTCATCCTATTCCTCTTCTTCTGACTCCAGATATGTAGACCCCATTG GTCAGTTGGACTGGGAGACTCACGTACACCAGAATCTGCCTGGACTAATGCAAATGGATCAGGATGATCAAGTTGTTTGGCCTAGAGATTCACTCTTCCGATATTTTGAGTTGCTAGAAAAGCTTCAGTATAACCTAGAGGAGCGTAAGCAGTTGCAGGAGTTTGCAG TGCAGGCGCTGATGAACTTTGAAGACAAGTAA